A genomic stretch from Mesoplodon densirostris isolate mMesDen1 chromosome 3, mMesDen1 primary haplotype, whole genome shotgun sequence includes:
- the LOC132485959 gene encoding LOW QUALITY PROTEIN: ubiquitin carboxyl-terminal hydrolase 1-like (The sequence of the model RefSeq protein was modified relative to this genomic sequence to represent the inferred CDS: deleted 1 base in 1 codon), with protein MPRVIPRESNRLSRGSPSKKPRRPLKFFQKKETKRALDFTDSQGNEEKTSEHRGSEIDQVIPAAQSSRVNCEKRKNLLPFVGLNNLGNTCYLNSILQVLYFCPGFKSGVKHLFNSISRKKEALKDEASQKAKGNCKGDSSVSFELICSLHSLIISVEQLQASFLLHPEKYTRKLATQPRRLLNTLRKLNPMYGGYLQHDAQEVLQCILGHIQETCHLLRKGVKNVAELSTKVEEKHQKEEMSGHNSMEMDSMRHSEDYKEKLPKVHGKRKSDTELGNMKRKVKVSKDHQSLKENQRQTRSKRKATVDSSDIPAKIIPQYISENESARPSQKKSRVKRNRFKSTAKQPSIISKSFSLGKITTNQESKGQSKENECGLEEDMGKYENDNTADGCGLQSPGKNVMPVKEVKPINKGAEPIGFELVEKLFQGQLVIRTRCLECESLTERREEFQDVIVPVQEDELSKVEESPESSSEPKPDMKTLRWAISQFASVERIGGENKYFCENCHHYTEAERSLLFDAMPEVLTIHLKCFAASGLEFDCYGGGLSKINTPLLIPLKLSLEEWSTKPTKDSYGLFAVVMHSGITISSGHYTASVKVTDLNSLELDEENFVIDQMCEVGKPGPSNKEEARGVVKNYDDEEVSIRVSGNTQPSKVLNKKNVDTLGLLRGQKTQADYELFNKASHPDKVASAAFAENRNSETNNTNGTHESDRNKESNDQTGINMSDFENKISYAVQSLKGYEGKWLLFNDSQVKVTEEKDFLNSLSPSTSPTSTPYLLFYKKL; from the exons ATGCCCCGTGTCATACCTCGTGAAAGTAATAGGCTTTCAAGAGGTAGTCCCTCAAAAAAACCCAGACGTCCCTTGAAGTTTTTTCAGAAGAAGGAAACCAAGAGAGCCTTGGATTTCACAGATTctcaaggaaatgaagaa aaaacttctgAACACAGAGGATCTGAAATTGATCAAGTTATTCCTGCAGCACAGTCCTCACGTGTCAactgtgagaagagaaaaaacttgTTACCGTTTGTGGGACTGAATAATCTCGGCAATACTTGTTATCTTAATAGTATACTTCAGGTATTATATTTTTGTCCTGGTTTTAAATCTGGAGTGAAGCACTTATTTAACAGtatttcaaggaagaaagaagcccTAAAAGATGAAGCCAGTCAAAAAGCTAAGGGAAATTGCAAAGGAGATTCTTCAGTAAGTTTTGAACTAATATGCAGCTTACATTCCTTGATCATTTCAGTCGAACAGCTTCAGGCTAGTTTTCTCTTACATCCAGAGAAATATACTCGTAAACTTGCTACTCAGCCAAGGCGACTACTTAACACACTCAGGAAACTCAACCCTATGTATGGAGGATATCTACAGCATGATGCACAGGAAGTATTACAGTGTATTTTGGGACACATTCAAGAAACATGCCACCTCCTaagaaaaggagtaaaaaatGTGGCAGAGTTATCTACTAAGgtagaagaaaaacatcagaaagaggaaatgagtGGCCATAACAGCATGGAGATGGACAGTATGAGGCATTCTGAAGACTATAAAGAAAAACTGCCaaaagtacatgggaaaagaaaaagtgacactGAACTTGGTAACATGAAGAGAAAAGTTAAAGTCTCTAAGGACCACCAGTctttgaaagaaaaccagagacaaaccagatcaaaaagaaaagctACCGTTGATTCATCAGATATTCCTGCTAAAATAATCCCCCAGtacatttctgaaaatgagaGTGCAAGACCCTCACAAAAGAAATCAAGAGTTAAAAGAAACCGGTTCAAGTCTACAGCTAAGCAACCCAGCATTATTTCTAAATCCTTTAGTCTGGGTAAAATAACAACCAACCAAGAATCCAAAGGacaatctaaagaaaatgaatgtggTCTTGAAGAGGACATGGGGAAGTATGAGAATGATAATACAGCTGATGGTTGTGGACTTCAATCTCCAGGGAAGAACGTTATGCCTGTGAAGGAAGTTAAGCCCATcaacaaaggtgcagagccaaTTGGTTTTGAGCTGgtggagaaattatttcaaggtCAGCTGGTAATAAGGACTCGTTGCTTAGAATGTGAAAGtttaacagaaagaagagaagagtttCAAGACGTCATCGTACCAGTGCAAGAAGATGAGCTTTCCAAAGTAGAGGAGAGTCCTGAAAGTTCTTCAGAGCCAAAACCAGACATGAAGACCCTGAGATGGGCAATTTCCCAGTTTGCTTCAGTGGAGAGGAttggaggagaaaataaatatttctgtgaaaattgccatcaTTATACTGAAGCTGAACGAAGTCTTTTGTTTGACGCAATGCCTGAAGTTCTAACTATTCATTTGAAGTGCTTTGCTGCTAGTGGCTTGGAGTTTGATTGTTATGGTGGTGGACTTTCCAAGATCAACACTCCTTTACTGATACCCCTTAAACTGTCACTAGAAGAATGGAGCACAAAGCCAACCAAGGACAGCTATGGATTATTTGCAGTTGTGATGCATAGTGGCATTACAATTAGTAGCGGGCATTATACTGCTTCTGTGAAAGTCACTGACCTTAACAGTTTAGAACTAGATGAGGAAAATTTTGTGATCGACCAAATGTGTGAAGTAGGTAAGCCAGGACCATCGAACAAGGAGGAAGCAAGGGGTGTGGTCAAAAACTATGACGATGAAGAAGTGTCGATTAGAGTCAGTGGAAATACCCAGCCAAGTAAAGTTTtgaacaaaaaaaatgtagacactCTTGGACTTCTCAGAGGACAAAAGACTCAAGCAGATTATGAGTTATTCAACAAAGCATCTCATCCTGATAAAGTTGCCAGTGCAGCATTTGctgaaaatagaaattctgagaCTAACAATACTAATGGGACCCATGAATCTGATAGAAACAAGGAATCCAATGACCAAACAGGCATTAACATgagtgattttgaaaacaaaatttcatatgcagtgcaAAGCTTAAAGGGGTATGAGGGGAAGTGGTTGCTTTTTAATGATTCTCAAGTGAAAGTTactgaagagaaggactttttgaattctctttccccttctacaTCTCCTACATCTACTCCTTACTtgctattttataagaaattatag